DNA from Synechococcus sp. CBW1108:
CGGGGTGTCCCTGGAGCGCCTACAGCGCCTTTTCCCCGGATGGCAGTGCGTGCGGGCCGTACCCAATACCCCGGCGCTGGTGCGAGCCGGGCTCACGGGCCTGGCCTTTGCCCAGGTAGTGCCCGCTGGCCAACGTCGCTGGGTGGAACAGCTGTTTGCCCAGGTGGGTGAGGTCTATGAGCTGCCCGAAATTCAGCTGGATGCCTTTCTGGCGCTCACCTCCTCCGGGCCGGCCTTTGTGGCGGTGGTGGCCGAGGCCCTGGCCGATGGCGCCGTAGCAGCGGGATTGCCACGGCTCCTGGCCCAGCAGCTGGCCTCGAGGACCCTCGCGGGCAGTGCGAAGTTGATGTTGGAGCGCAACCTCCATCCAGGAGAGCTCAAGGACATGGTGAGCTCTCCGGGTGGCACCACGATCGCCGGCCTGCGCCAATTGGAGCAGGCCGGCCTGCGCTCGGCCCTGATTGAGGCGGTGCTGGCCGCAGCCCAGCGCAGTCGCGAGCTGGGCTGAACCGCACCAGCGCCTCCAGAGCCCCAGCCCCAGCCTCAGGGTTTTGGGGCGCCCAGTTTGGGTTCGGTGCCGGCTAGCAGTCGCTCGATGTTGCTGCGGTGGCGCCACACCACCAGTACGGTGGTGAGCAAGGCCAGGGAGAGGTAGGGCCAGCGTGGCGCCAGGTTTTGGTCGGCAAACCAGCCCAGCATCAGCAGCGGCAGGGCCAGGGCGGCCACCACGCTGGCCAGGGACACGATCCGGCCGAGGCTGAGGACGGCCAGGAAGATGCCGAAACAGGCCAGGCCCACCGGCCAGGTGAGGCCCAGCAGCATGCCCAGCCCGGTGGCCACCGCCTTGCCCCCTTTCCAGCCCAGCCACACCGGCCAGATGTGGCCTGCCAGGGCCGCCAGACCGGCCAGCACCACCCCCACACCCAGGGGATCCAGCACGGCCTTGGCCAGCAGCACGGCAGCCGCACCCTTGAGCACGTCCACCAGAAACACCGCCAGTGCCGGGCCCTTGCCGACCACCCGCAGCACGTTGGTGGCTCCGGTGGATCCCGATCCTTCGCGGCGAATATCCAGCCCCGCCAGCCAGCGCCCCGCCAGGTAGCCGCTGGGGATGGAGCCGAGCAGGTAGCCAGCGAACAGCAGGGGCAGGGTGATCAGGGTCATGGTGATCAGTGGCATGGCGATGGGAGCCTGGTGATATGGGCTATGGCGGTTCGCTCAATAGGCTGCGTCGCTGTCGATCTCGCCGGGACCTGCGGCGAAGGTGAGCCAAAGGGGGAACTGCAGGATTGGCACCTCAATGGTCAGTTCGCCGGCATCGATCACGATGAAGGGCAGCTCGTTTCGCTCCTCGAGTCGGTCGGCCCGTTCCACCAGGGCATCGGCCCGCTCGAACAGGACGATGCCGCTGGAGGGTCCGAAATCCTCCCGCTCCAGGCCCAGGCAGTCCTGCAGACCGCGACGCCATTCGCCCAGGCGCTCGGGCTGGCTTGCCAGCACCAGGGTTTGGAAGCGTTCCCCGTAGAGCTCCCCCAGGATGGCGATGGCAGCGGCGGCCACTAGGGCGTTGCGGCTGCGGCTGCCGCAGCTGGCCTGGGCACCCCTGCCCCCCTGACTAAAAAACCAGTCTGCGAGCAGGGCGGCACCGCCGGGGTCCAGGGTGCGGCGCAACTGCCAGGGATCGGCGTAGAAATCGGGCTGGCCGCCGAAGCCCGCCAGACGCTCGCGGATCAGGGCTTCATCCTGGCTGAACAGTCCTGTTGTAGGCCCGGCGGGGGCTGGTTCGGGGCTGGTGCCGGTTGGGGCAGGATGATCGAGGGGAGAAGGCTGCACCAGCAGCTGCTGGGGCACCAGCTCCACCTGCTCAGCCGCCACGGCCAGGTCCTGCAGGGCGCCCACCAGATAGTCCTGGAAGCCCTTGATGCGCCTGGCCATGGCATCGGCCTGGCCGGCAAAGCTGGTTTCGATCTCTTTTTGGATCTGGCTGCGGCGGGTTTCCAGCTGGCCGATTTCCTGCAGCAACGCCTCGCGACGCTCGCGCAGTTCAGTGAGGGCCAGGTCGCTCCAGGCTTGTTCGGGGCTGGGGTCGTCAGTCATCGCGATCGGAATCGGAACGCTCCGCTGCGTTGAGTTGGCCCAGGTGCTGGGCTAGTTGCTCCCGCAGGGTGGCGGCATCAAAGAGCATTGGCAGCAGGTGGATGCTGCGCTGCTCACGGAAGTAAAACAACGCGGGCAACCCTGGCCAGAACAGTTTCCAGCCCAGCCATTCGGCATAGGGGAAGCTGCGCAGCAGGGTCTGCTGGCGCCATACCAGCATGGCATCGCCGCCAAACTCCAGCCGCAACAGGCTTGTCTGCAATAGCAAAAACAGGCCCAACAGCGCCACCGACAGGCTCAACCAGGGTGCGCCGCTCCAGAGGGGAAGGAGGCCAAGGGCGGCCAGGGCCAGCCCGATCACCCCAAGGGCGACGCCGTAGCTGGGCGCCAGCACCACGCCGCTGGAGCCAGGGCTCAGCTCCATATCGCCAGTGGGGGAGTTGGGGGAGGGCATCAGCCGAAAAGCAATTTGGTGAGCAGGGCGTCCATCAGGGCGACGGTGACCAGGATCATCACCACGGCCCCGGTGGTGCTGGTGCCCACCTCCTTTGGGCCCCCGCGGGTTGTCAGGCCCCAGCCGCAGGCAATCACGGCTATCTGTAGGCCGAAGACCAGGGCCTTCAGCAGCATCGACGGCAGGTCGTCGGGCTCCATCCAGGTGCGCACGGAGTTCCAAAAAACCGATGGGGGGATGCTGTAAAGGATCGTGCTGCTTACCTGGCCTGACCAGATCCCCACCCAGAAGAAGAGCAGGCACTGCACCGGCGCCATGATCACCATGGCCAGCACCCTGGGCACCACCAGGTATTCGACCGGGTCGGTGCGCAGCATGGTGATGGCGTCGATCTGCTCGGTCACCTTCATGGTGCCGATCTGGGCCGCATAGGCCGTGGCCACCTTGCCCGTGAGC
Protein-coding regions in this window:
- the proC gene encoding pyrroline-5-carboxylate reductase produces the protein MAPSFGVVGLGRMAQALLFPLLEAGLVQPGDVRAAVASEASAEMLRRAHGLNVATDPQAAWSAPVVLLAVKPQQLEGAAQAAAAGSGGLLISVLAGVSLERLQRLFPGWQCVRAVPNTPALVRAGLTGLAFAQVVPAGQRRWVEQLFAQVGEVYELPEIQLDAFLALTSSGPAFVAVVAEALADGAVAAGLPRLLAQQLASRTLAGSAKLMLERNLHPGELKDMVSSPGGTTIAGLRQLEQAGLRSALIEAVLAAAQRSRELG
- a CDS encoding DUF3086 domain-containing protein encodes the protein MTDDPSPEQAWSDLALTELRERREALLQEIGQLETRRSQIQKEIETSFAGQADAMARRIKGFQDYLVGALQDLAVAAEQVELVPQQLLVQPSPLDHPAPTGTSPEPAPAGPTTGLFSQDEALIRERLAGFGGQPDFYADPWQLRRTLDPGGAALLADWFFSQGGRGAQASCGSRSRNALVAAAAIAILGELYGERFQTLVLASQPERLGEWRRGLQDCLGLEREDFGPSSGIVLFERADALVERADRLEERNELPFIVIDAGELTIEVPILQFPLWLTFAAGPGEIDSDAAY
- the plsY gene encoding glycerol-3-phosphate 1-O-acyltransferase PlsY, which gives rise to MPLITMTLITLPLLFAGYLLGSIPSGYLAGRWLAGLDIRREGSGSTGATNVLRVVGKGPALAVFLVDVLKGAAAVLLAKAVLDPLGVGVVLAGLAALAGHIWPVWLGWKGGKAVATGLGMLLGLTWPVGLACFGIFLAVLSLGRIVSLASVVAALALPLLMLGWFADQNLAPRWPYLSLALLTTVLVVWRHRSNIERLLAGTEPKLGAPKP
- a CDS encoding DUF3119 family protein yields the protein MPSPNSPTGDMELSPGSSGVVLAPSYGVALGVIGLALAALGLLPLWSGAPWLSLSVALLGLFLLLQTSLLRLEFGGDAMLVWRQQTLLRSFPYAEWLGWKLFWPGLPALFYFREQRSIHLLPMLFDAATLREQLAQHLGQLNAAERSDSDRDD
- a CDS encoding ABC transporter permease: MKRPAWFKTPRWLSRLGSSLLVGGQAVSAVAKGRIGFNDLMQELMEAGPGSFLIVLITALAAGTVFNIQVAAELSKQGASATVGGLLALGLSREIAPLLTATLLTGKVATAYAAQIGTMKVTEQIDAITMLRTDPVEYLVVPRVLAMVIMAPVQCLLFFWVGIWSGQVSSTILYSIPPSVFWNSVRTWMEPDDLPSMLLKALVFGLQIAVIACGWGLTTRGGPKEVGTSTTGAVVMILVTVALMDALLTKLLFG